ATAACCTTCTAGAGCTTTTTGAACAAGACTCTACCCTACAACCACAAGATGTTTTAGTAATGTGTCCAAATATTGAGGATTATGCTCCTTATATAGAATCAGTTTTTACTAAATCTCCTAGTGATTCGCCTAACAAACTCCCTTGTTCAATAGCTGATAGAACCATTATAGATTCAGAAAGTTTAGCGGCTAGTTTTATTGAGATTCTTAAGCTTCCTGATAGTAACTTTGAAGTTACCAAAATTATAGATTATTTATCTGTACCAGCTTTACAACGAAAATTTGACATTACACTTGACCAACTTGAAACTATTAAATACTGGTTAACTGAGGCCTGTATATATAGAGGATTAAATAATCAAACTTTTAGTTGGAATTGGGGACTTAAACGACTATTGTTAGGCTTTTGCTTAGCTGATGAACCTATGATTATAGAAGATTCATTGCAAACTCTACCAAATATCCAAACAAACGATATACAAGAACTTGGAAAACTATATGAACTTATTGAACTTCTCCAATCATTTTCTGAAGAACTTAAACAAAAACGCTCAGCTCATGACTGGCAAGAATTCTTATTAAAAATACTTGATACTTTATTTAATATAGACGACGCTGATGAATACATAGCAAATATTATTAAACAAAATATTGCAAAAATTGTACAACATACCCACCAAGCTAACTTTACAGGGCTAATTGATCTAGCCATTATTCGAAATATTTTAACCACAGCTCTTTCTGAGCCTATTATAAATAACCATTTCTTACGTGGTAAAATCACCTTCTGTTCAATGACTCCTATGAGAAGTATACCGTTTAAAGTAATTGCTATGCTTGGGCTTAATAGTACAACTTATCCCCGTAAAGATACAAAAATTAGCTTTGATCTGACAAACCATTTTTCAGCTCAAAAAGGTGACAGAACCAAACGTGATGATGATAAATATCTCTTCTTAGAAACAATAATTTCTGCTAGATCAGTGTTGTACCTAAGCTTTCAAGGAAATAGTTACAAAAATAATTCTGAACAAGAACCAAGCCTTATAATCAAAGAGTTTATAAGTTATTTAGAAACCCACTATAACTGGGAGCTTAAATATAACCTTAAAAAATACCCTTTACATCCTTTTAGTCCAAAATGCTATAGCAAAAACTATCAAAGCTACGATGATAAGTGGTTAAAGCTTATAAAAGCAGAAAAACAAAATTTTAATTCCCAACAAAATATAAATATAGAGTTGCCTACTAAATTTAGTTTACAAGAAATAGTTAACATCTTTGATGATCCTTTCAAAGCTTATTCACAATATACTCTAGACTTAACTCTACAAGAAAATGAACCAGGACTTTCAGATACAGAACCTTTTGAAATAGATGCTTTACAAACTTATAAAATAAAAGAACATTTTTTAAATTGTCATGAAAATCACAAAGATATTGATTTAAGTGTCAAACACCTTAGATTTTCTGGTAGGTTGCCTCAATCACCACTTACTGATGAATTATTGCACCAGAACCTAGACTTAGTAAGTAGTTTTTACGATAAAATTGACCACTTAAATCTACAAAGCTTAGCTTTAGAAGCAAATATACAAAATATAAAAATATATTCTAATATTAAATTATCTAGTGATAATACTTTAACCTTATATAAGGTTTCTAGCTTAAAACCAAAAGATAAGTTACAACTTTATCTAAAGTGTATATTGTACAACCACATCTATAATGAAAAAATAACTGGAGAATATTTATATATCAATGATAAAAAAGTAGAGTCCTTTAAAATTAATACTTTTAAAATAGAAAATGTCGAAGACGAATTATCTCATTATTTAATTCAAGCAATAAATTTTCTAAAACAGCCTACTCTTGCTCATATCAGCCTACTTGAACCTGCATTTCAAGAAAATAACAATAAAATCAATGAGGTTTTATATAAAGGTCCTCGTCCTTTAGCTAAAAATCTTTATTATAAATTATTAAACGATAATAGATTTAACACAGAAAACTTAAATAAGTACTATACAAAAGCCTTCAAGGACATTATATTAAATAACAAGTAAACTGACATTGCCATAATCTCTCTTATTATTATCTTTCTTTTTTAAAGGTTTTTTAAAAAAACCATACGTCTTAGCTTTATAGCCAAAATGGAACTGTTGAAAGCTGAAATTAGGCAAATAATAATAAGGCAAAAATATTTGAAAAAGCGCAGTTTACATGTAGTAAATGAGCACTTTGAGAATATTTTTAACGCAATTAGCGTTGTATAATTTTAGTTTTCAACAGTTCCAAAATCTATACTTAAACTTTTCATCTAAAGATAAGTTGTTTGGGTGAGATCCAATTTCTCCTTGTGGAACTTTCAAACCATATTGGCTATAAAAATCTGACCAATATTTACAAACTTCTAAATCACCTGGTGAAATGTAGTTGAGGGTATGCATTTTAAAAAAAATATTTTTATTAGCTAAGGCAAATACTTCATGGATAAGCTCAGAACAATAAAACTTTCCTGATTGGTTTGGTAAAAATAAATCATTATACTGACAACCAATTAACTTGTGTGCATACTTGATAACATTATTAAGAAAATCATCTTTTTGGGCTGTGCGTCCAACTAATATTTTATTATTAGAGTACTTAGCTAAATCAGCGATTATGACTCCTACAGTTTTTACTGACTCTATAATTCTACTGTCACCAATATATAAGCTACAATGGTAATAACTATAATCTCCGTAGCCAACAGATAAGTTAGAAATATTTTTTTCATAACCATCTACTATAAATAACACATCTCCTTTTCTTAAGCACTGACTAATACTCAACTTAACAACCCTTTTAATTTATCTTCTGTAACTACATTAACACCTAGCTCTTGTGCTTTTGTAAATTTGCTACCTGCATTGTCACCACAGATAACCATATCCGTTTTTTTAGAAACACTTGAGGTAACTTTAGCTCCCATAGATTTCAGTAGTTGCGTTAAGTCTGTACGGCTATAATCTTCAAACGTACCTGTGATAACTATTGTTTTATTATCAAAATTACTGTTAGTAACTTTTTCTATCTTTCTTGGATTAGATATTTCTATACCAACGTTTAGTAAATCTTCCACTATCCTTATATTCAAAGGGTCTTGCCAGAAAGAAATTACATTATTAGCCATAATTTCACCGATATCATTTATAGATATTAGCTCATCAAAATTAGCTTGACGAAACTTTTCTAAACAACCAAAATAATTTGCTAGCGATTCTGATGATACTTCTCCAATGTCTTTAATCCCTATAGAAAAAATAAACCTCGCTAAGCTAGGGTTTTTACTTTTAGCAATTGAATCTAAAACATTTTGAGAGGATTTTGCTCCCATCCTCTCAAGGTTAGCCAACTGCTCAAAAGTAAGCTTATAGATATCTGCTGGATATTTAATCAAAGCATCTCTAACTAATTGTTCAATAAGTTTAGCTCCAATTTTATCAATATCCATAGCCTTACGAGAAACAAAATGTTTTAGGCGTTC
Above is a window of Allofrancisella inopinata DNA encoding:
- the recC gene encoding exodeoxyribonuclease V subunit gamma, yielding MALYTYPSNKLEYLVKIFSKLLQINKNKIFKPTYILVGSRGMQHWLSMELAKQNSISMNTKFDMVNSFIINTSYEITNNQSHKKAYSKEVLSWRIFKLLDDIGVDKLKNYYKDSSQRKYQLSAQIANVFSKYIKYRPAWLEKWQNLQFISTSPSEDELWQAKLWQLLISENPKTPIQIQKQGIGKLSSETLPKDIYIFGVSAISPNNLEFLLEVAKYTNIHLLYLNPCSEYWYDLKKAKVASWLNTEEDFTIQPLLASFGQQGKDFFNQLLEQNQQEFTSFEHVCEDIKITPSEASSLLTNIQRNILELNTEKYTNSIDNSIIINSCHSPLREIQVLHDNLLELFEQDSTLQPQDVLVMCPNIEDYAPYIESVFTKSPSDSPNKLPCSIADRTIIDSESLAASFIEILKLPDSNFEVTKIIDYLSVPALQRKFDITLDQLETIKYWLTEACIYRGLNNQTFSWNWGLKRLLLGFCLADEPMIIEDSLQTLPNIQTNDIQELGKLYELIELLQSFSEELKQKRSAHDWQEFLLKILDTLFNIDDADEYIANIIKQNIAKIVQHTHQANFTGLIDLAIIRNILTTALSEPIINNHFLRGKITFCSMTPMRSIPFKVIAMLGLNSTTYPRKDTKISFDLTNHFSAQKGDRTKRDDDKYLFLETIISARSVLYLSFQGNSYKNNSEQEPSLIIKEFISYLETHYNWELKYNLKKYPLHPFSPKCYSKNYQSYDDKWLKLIKAEKQNFNSQQNINIELPTKFSLQEIVNIFDDPFKAYSQYTLDLTLQENEPGLSDTEPFEIDALQTYKIKEHFLNCHENHKDIDLSVKHLRFSGRLPQSPLTDELLHQNLDLVSSFYDKIDHLNLQSLALEANIQNIKIYSNIKLSSDNTLTLYKVSSLKPKDKLQLYLKCILYNHIYNEKITGEYLYINDKKVESFKINTFKIENVEDELSHYLIQAINFLKQPTLAHISLLEPAFQENNNKINEVLYKGPRPLAKNLYYKLLNDNRFNTENLNKYYTKAFKDIILNNK
- a CDS encoding YiiX/YebB-like N1pC/P60 family cysteine hydrolase, which produces MSISQCLRKGDVLFIVDGYEKNISNLSVGYGDYSYYHCSLYIGDSRIIESVKTVGVIIADLAKYSNNKILVGRTAQKDDFLNNVIKYAHKLIGCQYNDLFLPNQSGKFYCSELIHEVFALANKNIFFKMHTLNYISPGDLEVCKYWSDFYSQYGLKVPQGEIGSHPNNLSLDEKFKYRFWNC